From a single Acidobacteriota bacterium genomic region:
- the ispH gene encoding 4-hydroxy-3-methylbut-2-enyl diphosphate reductase, whose protein sequence is MEIVLAESLGFCMGVKRVVDMAYRALDKANSLPVVTLGPLIHNSQEIDRLSADGIAIAGETLPEAGTVIIRAHGVAPQAYDELKARGLKIMDGTCPYVHYSQRKAMELQREGYKVVIAGDKNHPEITGILGFINDDAIVVKTVEEAQALPQLDRVGTVAQTTLSPKKYQAIIDALRQRANEVKVCETICDATEENQTAIREMSGEVDLIYVIGGRHSANSNKLVEVAKEKCPRSILIETAEEIRPDDLRGVARIGISAGASTPDWMIRNVVQRLREIEKSLANND, encoded by the coding sequence ATGGAAATAGTTTTGGCTGAAAGTCTGGGTTTTTGCATGGGCGTGAAGCGCGTTGTGGACATGGCGTATCGCGCACTGGACAAAGCCAACTCCCTGCCGGTTGTAACGTTGGGGCCGCTGATTCATAACTCTCAGGAAATTGACCGCTTATCGGCGGACGGAATTGCCATTGCCGGGGAAACCTTGCCGGAAGCAGGGACGGTGATTATTCGTGCTCATGGTGTTGCGCCGCAAGCTTATGACGAATTGAAGGCGCGCGGTTTGAAAATCATGGATGGCACTTGTCCGTACGTTCATTATTCCCAACGCAAGGCAATGGAATTACAGCGCGAAGGATACAAAGTCGTCATTGCCGGAGACAAAAATCACCCGGAAATTACGGGGATTCTTGGCTTCATCAACGATGATGCCATCGTTGTCAAAACCGTTGAAGAAGCGCAAGCCTTGCCGCAACTTGACCGTGTGGGAACAGTTGCTCAAACGACCCTTAGTCCGAAGAAGTATCAGGCAATTATTGACGCTTTGCGCCAACGTGCCAACGAAGTAAAAGTTTGCGAAACGATTTGCGACGCGACCGAAGAAAATCAAACGGCGATCCGCGAAATGTCCGGAGAAGTTGATTTGATTTACGTCATCGGCGGACGCCACAGCGCCAACAGCAACAAGCTGGTCGAAGTCGCAAAGGAAAAATGTCCGCGCTCGATTTTGATCGAAACTGCTGAAGAAATCAGGCCCGATGATTTGCGCGGTGTTGCTCGAATTGGCATCAGCGCCGGAGCCTCGACGCCGGACTGGATGATTCGCAATGTTGTGCAACGATTGCGTGAAATTGAGAAATCGTTGGCAAATAACGACTAA
- a CDS encoding 30S ribosomal protein S1 → MSTINANQTALENSETPEVAVESAQPAAGVSSVEANGAAAAVSEVPAAANPDVAQAATDVESSEGDDGEMDFAQILAGFEESHKSEINENELVKGRVVKITDQVVVIDVGYKSEGIVPLAEFKEGDQIVVKPGDEIDVFVKQLENNEGYVELSRADAIRMQTWDQIEKASRDGVILKGRVTDRIKGGLRVDIGGIQAFLPGSQVDVRPVRNLDSYRNKEIEVRVLKVNKKRGNIVLSRKVVLEEQVNHLRNQTFKDMEEGIIKEGQVKNITEYGAFVDLGGIDGLLHITDMSWGRIQNPNELFKVGETIQVKILKFDRDKERVSLGYKQLIPDPWATTVERYPVGTRVTGKVASVTDYGAFIELEPGVEGLVHVTEMSWSKRVKHPSKLVSVGQDVEAVVLEVDQNSRRISLGIKQIETNPWDTINERYGIGTRVKGRVRNLTDFGAFVEIEDGIDGLVHVSDISWTKRIKHPSEALKKNQEVEAVITAIDIDGRRLSLSIKDLEPNAWDRFFDTHRLGDVVTGKVTRFANFGAFVELEDGIEGLCHVSELSEQHVDKPEDAVKVGQKAQFKILKMDREARKIGLSARAVGKDEPIIEVRNYSSSDSGMAGLFEVADFNRGGDEGSKN, encoded by the coding sequence ATGTCAACCATCAATGCTAACCAAACCGCTCTCGAAAACAGCGAAACACCGGAAGTTGCTGTTGAGAGCGCTCAACCGGCTGCGGGGGTTTCAAGCGTAGAAGCCAACGGAGCCGCTGCTGCCGTTTCAGAGGTTCCCGCTGCTGCCAATCCAGACGTCGCACAAGCCGCAACAGATGTCGAAAGTTCCGAAGGCGATGACGGGGAAATGGATTTCGCTCAAATTCTTGCCGGATTTGAGGAATCGCATAAGTCCGAAATCAACGAAAACGAACTTGTCAAAGGGCGTGTCGTCAAGATCACCGATCAAGTAGTTGTTATTGACGTCGGATACAAATCCGAAGGCATCGTTCCGCTCGCGGAATTCAAAGAAGGCGACCAGATCGTTGTTAAACCCGGAGATGAAATTGACGTTTTCGTCAAACAGCTTGAAAACAACGAAGGATATGTCGAGCTTTCGCGCGCTGATGCGATCCGCATGCAAACCTGGGATCAAATCGAAAAAGCCAGCCGCGACGGCGTCATCCTGAAAGGTCGTGTGACAGACCGCATCAAAGGCGGATTGCGCGTTGACATCGGCGGCATTCAGGCCTTTTTGCCCGGCAGTCAGGTGGATGTTCGCCCGGTTCGCAACCTGGATAGTTATCGCAACAAGGAAATCGAAGTCCGCGTTCTGAAAGTCAACAAAAAGCGCGGCAACATCGTCCTTTCCCGCAAAGTCGTTCTCGAAGAGCAGGTCAACCATTTGAGAAACCAGACCTTCAAGGACATGGAAGAAGGCATTATCAAAGAAGGTCAGGTCAAGAACATCACCGAATACGGCGCGTTCGTTGATCTGGGCGGAATTGACGGTTTGTTGCACATCACGGACATGTCCTGGGGGCGCATTCAAAATCCGAACGAATTGTTCAAAGTCGGCGAGACCATCCAGGTCAAGATTTTGAAATTCGATCGCGACAAAGAGCGCGTCAGTTTGGGATACAAACAACTGATTCCGGACCCCTGGGCGACGACCGTGGAACGGTACCCGGTTGGCACACGCGTTACTGGCAAGGTGGCGTCGGTTACCGATTACGGTGCATTCATTGAACTGGAACCCGGCGTTGAAGGCTTGGTTCACGTGACGGAAATGAGCTGGTCCAAGCGCGTCAAGCATCCTTCCAAGCTGGTTTCGGTCGGCCAGGACGTCGAAGCCGTTGTGCTGGAAGTTGACCAGAATAGCCGCCGCATCAGCCTGGGCATCAAACAGATTGAAACCAATCCCTGGGATACGATCAACGAACGCTATGGCATTGGCACTCGCGTCAAAGGTCGTGTTCGCAACCTGACCGACTTCGGCGCTTTTGTCGAAATCGAAGACGGAATTGACGGACTGGTTCATGTCTCCGACATTTCCTGGACCAAACGCATCAAACATCCGAGCGAAGCGTTGAAGAAGAACCAGGAAGTCGAAGCGGTCATCACGGCGATTGACATTGACGGACGCCGCTTGTCGCTTTCGATCAAGGATCTGGAGCCAAATGCCTGGGATCGGTTCTTTGACACCCATCGGCTGGGCGATGTCGTGACGGGTAAAGTCACACGCTTTGCCAACTTTGGTGCTTTCGTCGAACTTGAAGACGGCATTGAAGGGCTGTGTCACGTTTCAGAGCTTTCGGAACAGCACGTGGACAAACCGGAGGACGCTGTCAAAGTTGGCCAAAAAGCTCAGTTCAAGATTCTGAAAATGGATCGCGAAGCGCGCAAGATCGGTCTTTCGGCGCGCGCAGTGGGCAAGGATGAGCCAATCATCGAAGTGCGCAACTACTCGTCGAGCGATTCCGGCATGGCCGGTTTGTTTGAAGTTGCGGACTTCAATCGCGGCGGCGACGAAGGTTCAAAGAATTAA